In Carassius gibelio isolate Cgi1373 ecotype wild population from Czech Republic chromosome B4, carGib1.2-hapl.c, whole genome shotgun sequence, one DNA window encodes the following:
- the LOC127956218 gene encoding adiponectin receptor protein 2-like, with amino-acid sequence MSASADHRLEGPAHNGGLFARRVVHEKKETTERKEEEEDKSSDEGLLLQAHHAMERMEEFVHKMWEGRWRVIPHDVLPDWLKDNDFLLHGHRPPMPSFRACFKSIFRIHTETGNIWTHLLGCLFFLCLGIVYMFRPNMSFVAPFQEKIVIGAFFLGAILCLSFSWLFHTVYCHSEGVSRVFSKLDYSGIAFLIMGSFVPWLYYSFYCSPQPCFIYLIVVCILGVAAITVSQCDFFATPQYRGVRAGVFVGLGLSGVVPTLHFMITEGFLRATTMGQMGWLFLMAVLYITGACLYAARIPERFFPGKCDIWFHSHQLFHILVVAGAFVHFHGVSNLQEFRYTAGGGCAEEGGA; translated from the exons GGTCTCTTTGCGAGGAGGGTGGTACATGAAAAGAAGGAAACAACtgaaagaaaagaggaagaagaggataaGAGCTCTGATGAAGGCCTTTTGCTACAGGCGCACCATGCCATGGAGAGGATGGAGGAGTTTGTGCACAAG ATGTGGGAGGGCAGATGGCGTGTCATTCCACATGATGTCCTCCCTGACTGGCTGAAGGATAATGATTTCCTGTTGCATGGGCACCGGCCTCCCATGCCCTCCTTCAGAGCATGTTTCAAGAGCATCTTCAGAATCCATACAGAAACGGGCAACATTTGGACACATCTTTTAG GCTGCCTGTTCTTTCTCTGTCTGGGCATCGTGTACATGTTCAGGCCCAATATGTCGTTTGTGGCCCCGTTCCAGGAGAAGATTGTCATCGGTGCATTCTTCCTGGGAGCCATCCTCTGCCTGTCCTTCTCCTGGCTCTTTCACACAGTCTACTGCCACTCAGAGGGGGTGTCCCGTGTCTTCTCAAA GTTAGACTACTCGGGCATTGCGTTTCTGATCATGGGCAGTTTTGTACCTTGGCTGTATTACTCTTTCTACTGCTCCCCTCAGCCCTGTTTCATATACCTGATAGTGGTGTGTATCCTGGGGGTCGCTGCCATCACAGTCTCACAGTGTGATTTCTTCGCCACACCACAGTACCGTGGAGTCAGGGCAG GTGTGTTTGTGGGTCTGGGCCTCAGTGGCGTCGTCCCCACGCTGCACTTTATGATCACTGAGGGCTTCCTGAGGGCCACCACCATGGGTCAGATGGGCTGGCTGTTCCTCATGGCTGTCCTGTACATCACCGGAGCCTGCCTGTACGCTGCACGCATCCCAGAGAGATTCTTCCCTGGCAAATGTGACATCTGG TTCCACTCTCATCAGCTGTTCCATATCCTGGTGGTAGCAGGTGCTTTTGTGCACTTCCACGGTGTGTCCAACCTGCAGGAGTTTCGTTACACAGCCGGAGGAGGCTGTGCAGAGGAGGGAGGAGCCTGA
- the LOC127956217 gene encoding uncharacterized protein LOC127956217 codes for MQGYTWSSNQRPSQRYQDRPPPQYQERLQPQIQDRPPPQYQECLQPQYQDRSPPQYHERSQPQCQEQFPPNYRAVRKDRSSAFQVHLIPQHHNTLETRYSNGQQEAANQWNACSGSANSSTFQQNSNGYDWLKRTNQIHCQQPFAAAHTWQQHPSDNPSAYRCHGQMVQWHDFSPQNHRNTGCKAPMYWSPQSDDGSSVGNTRGWSSHISNKGSSCSMNNQQQSQAPRKAAHHHHQQQQQEFSRQYSGKKRRCNQQYSSQTFQKNPNNQAQSRTETYRTSCNSTTPPSGAQSNVSLPSNNLNQRPVDQNWPELRSNAGPGVSATQPQNNHNAGHQSQGTNNGTCNTYQTSQMTQSRKVQLQPHSETHFNLSSYADSCLYRLLCSDDNELTDERAAHQNTHPENSEVCATKRTDNHSKGPRAQCTVEPPSKRMKYAKIQRDCWNKETTVSKDKSDFRVQSAQTGTHLTSSDENRCKGTRLHNIQYSTDPADCLEVVFALQKAAQQTHKAIAIVSPISQQIQNTEPTADTSPQKAESPQLKIDCVWSLFEESNEQKTVNDKLSESSLQMAQQDNKNLENTAESNIANPDACSANPDEYQNDLQQSDCDSSDPLYDLSSVPVIDHTLEKLMDLAKSFETTELSAGYPEYSESVLERVVKLYWNGKASNILEPLKSFGKVLHLSMKYAKDYGSVVFKSIETEDLKKLAHCDILKNEMHSSSEEFRSSWLNVDGQPADIEKVLSEPPLDDATVFKASSQTLSDTTVVASLSLGVNSLTDMPKVSSEEKSVNPHTSSPTDLFIQKPGNDSEEVTAENNRHSYVMLRKESEKETSKKQEDINQNHNFNTELSDFSPLVERSTEKLADLGSAKDCLQMQTHDNVSDSRSLSPGDHVSDGVKISEVSFYTETLCTSIDTWQVEDVYNYGNPGKQEALNNSSECISDEENPVSKEVLNNSSEDISDYENPVNKETLNNSSEDISDYVNPVNKETLNNSSEDISDSENPVSKEVLNNSLEDICGAENPVSKEALNNSSEDISDAENPGNKEALNNSSETWQGEDISDEDNSGNKLVLINSSNIWQAGDISDNENPGNMDIPSNSSNICAVEDVSADENSSDDSLFMGITVLSSEDAKTFFQQIEMEPECKTTRCGTENAKSSSTNVTKTDSDADLFGLECWEQAPLFQLEEELYEANLTGSAAKPQKLGQNYSLPCLKLEINMPNLASTKECILYEGLKEQKSNCLEKSKLEENCSPPSLITEVKESTVASNDECTAYEGLAGQKTAFLGQLEQGHNCSLPSVEPKDQKPNVALPETCIAEEGLSGQKSDFIVNSELVECRSRPSLKLEIKEPTIASAKECIAQQGQKSDSMMQSEQRQNCNPPSIKLQVNKSNFVLPQTCITDEEQIIKSDYMGESELGQNGKPQCLTLEVKEPRVAAVEDCSADKGLTGPKSDCMVKSVTKTVSEIQGSVESELTKIQPNKQKNEKTKINGVPKPQYSKKTAFSKHRLKSGSISADSEDSVLFTPDIVVKMNWPQKKTLPGVSAKKRCSGESQNCSEVKKFKEHGLESQDNPDRTSTNHRDNLQKVTEKVSSQSNDDPSQESETLPELHGILSVNKITITEPKKVRFDLYGSKTEKQYYAPERRFSAPATLTVTYCKEYNDTLSAKQKVLNQWSSTFIPKTTKTCCPRSPQKGSPQKKKPQKPQDLLKSNMSALKNHLTHRAKLSSSSDREQGHFRKQTFHQKIRKTLSS; via the coding sequence ATGCAGGGATACACATGGAGCTCAAATCAACGTCCTTCACAAAGGTACCAAGATCGGCCTCCACCACAATACCAAGAACGACTTCAACCCCAAATCCAAGATCGGCCTCCACCACAATACCAAGAATGCCTTCAACCTCAATACCAAGATCGGTCTCCACCTCAGTACCATGAAAGGTCTCAACCTCAGTGCCAAGAACAATTCCCACCTAATTACCGTGCTGTCAGAAAGGATCGATCCAGTGCATTTCAGGTACATCTCATCCCGCAACATCATAACACATTAGAGACAAGATATTCCAATGGACAACAAGAGGCTGCAAATCAGTGGAATGCTTGCTCAGGCAGTGCAAATTCTTCTACATTTCaacaaaactcaaatggataTGATTGGTTAAAACGGACAAACCAGATCCATTGCCAGCAACCATTTGCAGCTGCCCACACATGGCAGCAACACCCATCTGACAACCCCAGTGCATATAGATGTCATGGCCAAATGGTTCAATGGCATGATTTCTCCCCACAGAACCACAGAAACACAGGCTGTAAAGCTCCAATGTATTGGTCTCCACAGTCAGACGATGGCAGCTCTGTGGGTAACACCAGAGGTTGGAGTTCCCACATTTCCAACAAAGGAAGCTCTTGTTCCATGAACAATCAGCAACAATCTCAAGCTCCTAGAAAGGctgctcatcatcatcatcaacaacaacaacaagagtTCTCTAGACAATATTCAGGCAAAAAACGAAGATGCAACCAACAATACTCTTCTCAGACCTTCCAAAAAAATCCTAACAATCAAGCTCAGAGCAGAACTGAGACATATCGTACCTCATGCAACTCTACAACACCACCTTCTGGAGCACAGAGCAATGTTTCATTGCCTTCCAATAATTTAAACCAAAGACCTGTTGATCAGAACTGGCCAGAACTTAGGTCAAATGCAGGTCCAGGTGTATCAGCGACCCAGCCTCAGAATAATCATAATGCTGGACATCAGTCTCAGGGCACAAACAATGGGACATGCAACACTTATCAGACCTCTCAAATGACACAGAGCAGAAAAGTCCAGCTTCAGCCCCACTCTGAAACTCATTTTAACTTGTCATCTTATGCTGACTCTTGTTTGTATAGATTACTGTGTTCAGATGATAATGAACTAACAGATGAAAGAGCTGCACATCAGAACACTCATCCAGAAAATTCAGAGGTTTGTGCAACCAAAAGAACTGACAATCACTCAAAGGGACCAAGAGCACAGTGTACAGTTGAACCGCCCAGCAAAAGAATGAAGTATGCTAAGATTCAGCGAGACTGTTGGAACAAAGAAACAACAGTGTCCAAAGACAAAAGTGATTTTAGGGTGCAATCTGCTCAAACTGGTACCCATCTGACAAGTAGCGATGAGAACAGATGTAAAGGAACGAGGCTAcacaacatacagtacagtacgGACCCAGCAGACTGTCTTGAAGTGGTGTTTGCACTTCAGAAAGCTGCTCAGCAAACCCACAAGGCCATAGCCATTGTTTCACCCATTTCCCAGCAGATCCAAAACACTGAACCGACCGCTGATACCAGCCCCCAAAAAGCTGAAAGTCCACAGTTAAAGATTGATTGCGTTTGGTCACTTTTTGAAGAGTCTAACGAACAAAAAACTGTAAATGACAAGCTATCGGAATCCTCTTTACAAATGGCTCAACAGGACAACAAAAACCTTGAAAATACGGCTGAAAGCAACATCGCAAACCCTGATGCATGCTCCGCTAACCCGGATGAATATCAAAATGATTTGCAGCAAAGTGACTGTGATTCAAGTGATCCTTTATATGACTTGTCCAGTGTGCCAGTGATTGACCACACACTGGAGAAACTAATGGACTTAGCAAAGTCTTTTGAGACGACAGAGTTATCGGCGGGATATCCTGAGTATTCTGAGAGCGTTTTAGAAAGGGTCGTAAAACTCTACTGGAATGGGAAAGCTTCCAATATTTTGGAGCCTTTAAAATCATTTGGCAAGGTACTGCACTTATCCATGAAATATGCAAAGGATTACGGGTCTGTGGTATTCAAAAGCATTGAAACCGAAGACCTGAAGAAGCTAGCTCATTGCGACATTCTCAAAAATGAGATGCATTCATCGTCAGAGGAGTTCAGGTCTTCTTGGTTAAATGTTGATGGACAGCCAGCTGATATTGAAAAGGTGCTTTCAGAGCCACCGTTGGATGATGCAACTGTGTTCAAGGCATCATCACAGACTCTTTCAGATACCACTGTTGTTGCTTCACTCAGTTTAGGTGTGAATTCCCTCACAGACATGCCTAAGGTTTCATCCGAGGAGAAAAGTGTGAATCCACACACGAGCAGTCCAACAGATCTTTTCATACAAAAGCCAGGAAATGACAGTGAGGAAGTGACTGCGGAAAACAATCGGCATTCATATGTAATGCTCAGAAAAGAAAGTGAGAAAGAGACATCCAAGAAGCAAGAGGACATCAATCAAAACCACAATTTTAATACAGAACTCTCAGACTTTTCACCTTTAGTTGAAAGGTCTACAGAGAAACTTGCAGACCTCGGCAGTGCAAAAGATTGTTTGCAAATGCAAACACATGATAATGTATCAGATTCACGGTCTCTGAGCCCTGGAGACCATGTTTCAGATGGTGTAAAAATCTCTGAGGTGTCTTTCTATACTGAGACTCTTTGTACCTCTATAGATACATGGCAGGTGGAAGATGTTTACAATTATGGAAATCCAGGTAAACAAGAAGCTCTGAATAACTCCTCTGAATGTATTTCCGATGAAGAAAATCCAGTCAGTAAAGAAGTTCTGAATAACTCCTCAGAAGATATTTCTGATTATGAAAATCCAGTCAATAAAGAAACTCTGAATAACTCCTCAGAAGATATTTCTGATTATGTAAATCCAGTCAATAAAGAAACTCTGAATAACTCCTCAGAAGatatttctgattctgaaaatCCAGTCAGTAAAGAAGTTCTGAATAACTCCTTGGAAGATATTTGTGGTGCTGAAAATCCGGTCAGTAAAGAAGCTCTGAATAACTCCTCAGAAGATATttctgatgctgaaaatccaggcAATAAGGAGGCTCTTAATAACTCATCAGAAACCTGGCAGGGAGAAGATATTTCCGATGAGGACAATTCTGGAAATAAGTTGGTTTTAATTAATTCTTCAAACATCTGGCAGGCGGGAGACATCTCTGATAATGAGAATCCAGGCAATATGGACATTCCTAGCAACTCCTCAAACATATGTGCAGTGGAAGATGTTTCTGCTGATGAAAATTCAAGTGATGATTCCTTGTTTATGGGAATCACAGTGCTATCATCAGAAGATGCTAAAACATTTTTCCAACAGATCGAAATGGAACCTGAATGTAAGACCACACGCTGTGGTACAGAAAATGCCAAATCAAGTTCCACTAATGTGACAAAGACAGACAGTGATGCTGATCTTTTTGGCCTAGAGTGTTGGGAACAGGCGCCACTGTTTCAGCTAGAAGAGGAGCTATATGAAGCCAATCTTACAGGCTCTGCTGCTAAACCCCAAAaattgggtcaaaattatagtcTGCCATGTCTTAAATTGGAAATCAATATGCCAAATTTGGCTTCAACAAAGGAATGTATTTTGTATGAAGGACTGAAAGAACAAAAAAGCAATTGTCTGGAAAAATCAAAACTGGAAGAAAATTGTAGTCCACCATCTCTTATAACAGAAGTCAAAGAGTCAACTGTTGCATCAAATGATGAATGCACTGCATATGAAGGACTGGCAGGACAAAAGACTGCCTTTTTGGGCCAATTAGAACAGGGACACAATTGTAGTCTGCCTTCTGTTGAACCTAAAGACCAGAAGCCAAATGTTGCTCTTCCGGAGACATGCATTGCAGAAGAAGGACTATCCGGACAAAAAAGCGACTTTATTGTAAATTCAGAACTGGTAGAATGCCGTAGTCGACCATCTCTTAAACTAGAAATCAAGGAGCCAACTATTGCTTCAGCGAAAGAATGCATTGCACAGCAAGGACAAAAAAGTGACAGTATGATGCAATCAGAACAGAGACAAAATTGTAATCCACCATCTATTAAACTGCAAGTCAATAAGTCAAATTTTGTTTTACCACAGACATGCATTACAGATGAAGAACAGATCATAAAAAGTGACTATATGGGAGAATCAGAACTGGGACAAAATGGTAAGCCACAATGTCTTACATTAGAAGTCAAGGAGCCAAGAGTTGCTGCAGTAGAAGACTGCAGTGCAGATAAAGGACTGACAGGACCAAAAAGTGACTGTATGGTAAAATCAGTGACTAAGACAGTGTCTGAAATTCAGGGCTCAGTTGAGAGTGAGCTAACAAAGATTCAACCAAATAAgcagaaaaatgaaaaaacaaagatAAACGGAGTACCCAAGCCCCAATATTCAaagaaaactgcattttccaaGCATAGGCTAAAATCTGGTAGCATTAGTGCTGATTCTGAAGATTCTGTGCTTTTCACTCCAGATATTGTGGTTAAAATGAACTGGCCACAAAAGAAAACACTCCCCGGTGTATCTGCAAAAAAACGCTGTAGTGGTgagagtcagaactgcagtgAAGTGAAAAAATTCAAAGAACACGGACTAGAAAGCCAAGATAATCCTGACAGAACCTCAACGAACCACAGAGATAACCTACAGAAAGTGACAGAGAAAGTGTCTAGCCAATCAAATGACGACCCATCCCAGGAATCAGAAACCCTCCCGGAGCTGCATGGTATTCTGTCAgtgaataaaataacaattacagAGCCAAAGAAAGTGAGATTTGACTTATATGGttccaaaacagaaaaacagtacTATGCCCCAGAACGGCGTTTTTCAGCTCCTGCTACATTAACGGTCACCTATTGCAAAGAGTATAATGATACGCTTTCTGCTAAACAAAAAGTTCTCAACCAGTGGAGTAGCACCTTTATACCTAAAACAACAAAGACTTGTTGTCCCAGGTCACCGCAGAAGGGCTCCCCTCAGAAGAAAAAACCACAGAAACCTCAGGACCTGTTAAAGTCAAATATGAGTGCATTAAAAAACCATTTGACTCACAGAGCCAAACTATCATCTAGTAGTGACAGAGAGCAAGGTCACTTTAGAAAACAAACTTTTCATCAAAAGATTAGGAAAACACTAAGCAGCTAA